The sequence below is a genomic window from Eschrichtius robustus isolate mEscRob2 chromosome 21, mEscRob2.pri, whole genome shotgun sequence.
CTCGGTGCCGTCTGCCCAACACCCCCGTCCTGCTTCTCCTCCCGTTCCTGCACGAGAAGAGATGTAGGGTGTCAGGAAATGGGCTGACTCATCTGACATCAGATTGAGTCCTTTTTATTTGCCCTTTTGGTTGGCCTCAGTCTCTGATATTGGGAACTACCATGTTATGTTTGTGAAGGTTTTCATTTCACAGAGGACACTTGGACTGCAGTGGACTCTGGTGATTAAGGGTCCGGTGTGAGTGGCTGCCTGATAGCTCTTTGTTTCCCACAATCCTTtgactagaaaaagaaatcagagtgtGTTTTAAACATGCTGCCCCGCGAGGGTCAGGGATTCCTTCGCTTTGGGCTCTGTCTCTGGTGGTATGTATTCACACTTTGCTTCAGAGGTAGGTTTTATTTCTGCTTGTTCTCATATTCCCTTTTTAGCTACATGTATTTCCtagttttattttcctccttttctagTTGTGCTTGGCTGAGCAGAGATGAGATATGCTATGGATAAATATGTAGAGTGTCGGCACAGGAATTACTCCTCTTATAGCTGCTAATTAATCTATTCATTTTTAGTTGGTCGGCTTAACATGTAAAATGAGATTtcggggggatggggtggggaggacaaGGAAACATTGTaaaccatgttttattttattttcccaatgaaaaataggcaaaaataacAATGGCACAGTTTTCTATCCATCTCCTCTATGGATGTATTCAACTTCTTTatctgtatttaatattttttcaaaactgtGGTTTATTAGCTGATACTATTCCTCAGTCTATGAACGCTTCCATTTTGTAGgtaatcattttcattttgggaAATATGTCCTAAGAGTAAGATCATTCATTTTCAAAGTTAAGGCTTAGAAACAGACAGCTGCTGCTCTGTCCATGTCCACAAAGCCACATTTCCACGTGCTGTCACCTTTTCAGGGACTCAAGGAGGGTTTATCTGAAATGtctcaaaggaaaagagaaacctcAAAGGAGGAAAATGGGTAACAGGAGGATTTttaattatctgttttatgtagaaATATTTCTATCTTTATTAATTATGATGGCAGACAATGATGTTTTACATCTAAAATTGTTCTTTCCTGCTGAAATCTCAGTGTTCCCAAATGCATCTGTCAAACAACACTTTTTATTTAGTAATATAACAGCtatcctttcctttgtttttgcctAATGAGTTGTTCAgccccttaaattttttttctttcagggtaTAAATCCCTTTGGGAAATTTATAGAATAGTATTTCAGGTATCAAATTTGAATTCTATAAGGAAAAATATAGAGGGGGCCTTAATGagatgaattatgtcaaatgaaGGCAAGTAACCTAATTTAATGCATTCTTGGGAATATACAAAGAGACATGCATTACATTATTGTCTAAAATTTAATGACTGAAAGTGCTATTGTTTAAGAACTTTGGGGAttctataaaaaaatattttaagtaaattttccTTAGAAACTTTGCACTCTCACACGTCTCCAAGAATTGAAAttcaaagttgattttaaaaaggaggagGGCTTAAGACCTTAATGAAATTACTAGTTATTTAAGTTTGATTGAAGAAGGTTCCCCAGCTACACACCCTGCTGGTTGTAGAAACAAGAGACCAGTCAGATCAGTATTTTGACAAGAAAGGGCGGGACTTTTCTTTAATTACCGGATCAGTAAGATGGTGAGTTCTGTTCAGCGACATAACTTTACACTGTGGTGCCATAGACTTTAGAAGTGCTCTTACCAACATCATTTTGTTTGCTATCACACTAGTCCTGAGATGCTGGTATTACTCTTTTCATCTCCGTGGTGAAGGTGAGCAGCCTGGCCAGGAGGGGCAGGTGCAGTGGTGCTGGGGGAAGCTGGTGTCCCGCACCCGCCTTCCCGGGATGGAAGCCCCTGGAACCTCCCCACCAGCCGGCATCCTTTCTGCTTCTCTAACCCCTCTCTCTGTATGGTGCCGCAGGATGTGCAGGCTGTGAGTCCGAGGAGAGGCTCTTTCACAAACTGCTTGTTATAACCAGTTCATCAGGCCCGTGGAAAACGTTTCCGACCCGGTCACTGTGCATTTTGAAGTGGCCATCACGCAGCTGGCCGACGTGGTAAGCGCAGGGGGGGCACCACGAGGCCTCGGAGGCCCCAACTCTGAGGGGTCCAAGCAATTCCCACTCACTGCACTGGGTAAATAAAGGGATTTTTGAACACAAACAGACACAAGTCTACAGAGTGCTGCCCTTCAAAGCCGGCCCGTTGGGAGGGATCCACTGTCCCCAGGGTTGCTGTCATTATTCCCCTTAAGGCGATGTTTTTCTGGAAATGCTCTCAGAACCAGTTTATGAAACAAAGAGGCGAAGGGGCATTTGAAGGGGGAATACAAAGGGAGCTAACTTCATTGTGCACCTATTATGCACCAGTGTCTGCACTTAGTGGCTGTCATCTGCATTTTACAGCTGGGGAGAGGAAATCTCAGGTAAGAAACTTTCCCAACGTCAGACAATTACAGATGGTGGCACTGGGGTTCAATCAGCACTGTTCAACCCCAAAGCTCATGCTCTTCTGACTCCATATAAGAAGAATTGCTTTAAGTCTCCTTTGttatagaagaaagagaaaattcaccTTGTTTCACACAGGGTTCCATCCAGCCCTGAAAAACTGATGGGAATTTGGAGGTCTTAGTTTAACTTATTGCTACCCTGTTTAAGGGGCAAGGAGGACTAGAGTTCTTTCTTTTGAATAATCTTCACACCCTAGATGCTGGGAGAGGAGGTGTGGGACCTGATACCCTAACAGAGGTCAGGGTTCCAGGCTCCAAGGCATGGCAGGGCGCAGGCTGGCCTGAGGCACTGGACCCGGACCAAATTCCAGGAATAGGCAGGCTCAGGACGTAAGGGGTAAGGGACGTCAGGAGCATCTCTGAGACAATGGTGCACAGACAGAGGGAGCAGCCCAGGCCCTGGACGGGGGCAGGTGGAGCCTCCTTCCTCTCAGCTTTGCCTGGAGAAACAGTGGTGGCTCCAGGTGCACCTGGGGGAAGACCTCAGTTATGGATATGAAGTCCGGGCTCACCGTGTTTCTCCGGTCCGTGATTCCCAGCGGACTGGGCTGACCCTGACCTGGTCCTCTAGCTTCTGGCCCAAGCTGGAAGTGTGTATATGCTGataaatactgatttttaaaaaaagtaagccaGATGTTTTATCTCACTTAGATGGGCCCACTCCTtcctttaataaacatttatttagtaccTATTCTAATtctgcctcccctctcccctcaaaTAGCTTGGTACTGGTTACTGGTCTCCTACCAGGCTGGAAGCCACACTTGGTATGAATTGGGCTGTTATGAATGGAGAACTGGACTGAGTTTCCCCTAAAGTTTGTGATGCAGCATCACTTCAAATCCATGATCTATACACCCTTTCAGGACATTGTTCTGAAGATGGTGGGTGGAGGATTGCTGaatacagattttggtatttGCATTTGGCTGCTATCAGAGATTGAAAAACACACACATGCTCTCTCAGCTTATATAAaacaagtttatttcttttttatgtaatAGAAACCTAAAGGTTAACAGCCCAGGTTAATACCAGGTGGCTTTGTGGTAGTGGTTGCATCACGGTGTTTGGTTGcccaggttgtgcactgcacaactcctGAGGATGTTAATCACATGAGCTATGATGCTAAAAGCATAAACTGTGACAGAGACCAAGGTTCCTTCTATCTTTCTATGTCACCATCCTTAGCATGTGATTTCTTCCCTCAGTGTTGCCTTGTGGTCCAGGATAACTGCTGATTTTCACTCATCACATTCACATTCTTGGCAAGaagcaggaggaagagagaaaggggcacatacCAGACATCTGTGACTTCCTTAAGGAGTTTTATTAGAAGTCCTACTGACAGCTTCTGCTTCCTAGCTCATTGACCACCCCTAGCTGCAAGAGAATCTTGAGAAATgtagttttttaattgaagttttatttattgaaataatcataGATTCACTTGCAGTAAGAAATAATAGAGCCCTTGTATACTTTTTTGACCAATGGCAACAACTACTGtgtctttcatttctaaaattttgtcgTTTCAAGAAAGctatacataaatggaatcacacagtatgtaaccTTGTAGACTGGCTTTTCCACTCAGcatatcagtagttcatttcttgtttttttttcttccagttttattgagatatatttgacatacaaCACGGTATAAGTAAGGTGTGCAGAAcagtgatttgacttacatacatcatgcaGTGGTTGCCGCAATAAGTTTGGTGAGTCATTTCTTCTTATTGTGAGTAGTATGCCATGGTATTGACGGAGCACACTTTGATTGACCTTCCACTGGTTGAAGAACATTTGGGCTGATTCCAGTTTTAGTCttctacaaataaagctgctatgaacatttgtgtacaggtttttgggtGAACATTAATcgttatttctctgggataaatgcccaggggTGCAAttcctgggtcatgtggtagttgtgtgttagttttaaaagaaactgccaaaatgctttccagaatggctgtacccttttacattcctaccagcagtatgTGAGTGATCCAGTTTATCTACAGCTTTGCCAGTATTTGGTATTgtcattgttttttatttgagTTATATTAGGTATGAaacgatatctcattgtggttttaatttgcatttccctaatgattattgatataaaacctcttttcatgtgcttatttgcaatCTGCATATCCTCTAAGGTGAAATGTTTGCTCACGTCCTTaagcccattttctaattggattgtttgtttttactatttaGTGTTGAGAGTTCTGgctatattctagatacaagtgcTTTGCCAGTTTTGTGGTTTGCATGTATTTTATCCCAGTTTGTAGcttatcttttcttcctcttcacaTGGGCTTTCAcatgaagtttttaattttgatgcggtccaatttatcaatttttccttttatatgtcGTGCTTTTGGCATCAAGCCTAGTAATTCTTTGCCTTATCCCAGATCCTAGAGGTTTTCTCCTAcgtttttctaaaagttttatttatgtcttatgtttaagactatgatccattttgagttaatttttatataagataTGAGacctagatttttgttttttagacctGTGGGTGTCCAATTgctccagcactatttgttgaaaaggcaaTCCTTTTCCCACTGAATTGGTTTTGCACCTTTGTGAAAAATCAGTTgaacatatttgtgtgggtctatttctaggtcCTCTATGCTGTTTCATTGATCAGTGTGACTATCCCTCCACCAACACTGCActatcttgatgactgtagctgtAGAGTAAGACTTAATATTGGCTACAGTGATTCCTGCCTCTTCGTTCTTCTTTGTCAAGATCGTCTTAGCTATCTGAGGCCTATGCCTAGAATAAGCTGCCTATGTCCACAAAAAGCCTTGCCCTGATTTTGATAGGAACTGCATTAAACCTggagatcagtttggggagaagtGACGTCTTTACTCTGTTGAGTCTTCCAGCCCATGAATGCGGGgcgtttctccatttatttagctttTCTTCCTTCAGGATTTTGTGATTTTCAGTATACAGATCCCATTTGTATTGTTATGTGTATATGTAAGTATTTTGTTTTATCTGAGGGTGACTGAAAATAGTACTAtgcttttaattttagtttctccatgctcattgttagtatatagaattCTAAGACTTTtgtgtattgatcttgtatcctgagatcttgctgaactcacttagTTTCagcatttttatagattccatggGATTTTCTTCGTAGGCAACCTTataatctgcaaatagagatagttttgtttcttcctttccagtctatgccttttccccctttttcttgcttcattgcagtggctagaacttccagtactatgctgaataagagtggtgacaACAGACATCCTTGACCTGTTCCCAATCTTAAGgaaaaagcattcagtctttcaccatttggTATAAAGTTAGGTGTAgatgttttgtagatgttcttatcaaattgaggaaatttccctttaTTCCTAGTTTCACAGAGTTTTTAATAATGAAttgatgttgagttttgtcaaaagctttttctgggcttccctggtggcgcagtggttgagagtctgcctgccaatgcaggggacatgggttcgagccctggtctgggaggatcccacatgccgcggagcagctgggcccgtgagccacaactgctgagcctgtgcgtctggagcctgtgctccgcaacaagagaggccacgacagtgagaggcccgcgcaccgcgatgaagagtggcccccgcttgccgcaactagagaaagccctcgcacagaaacgaagacccaacacagccaaaaataagtgaatgaatgaataaataaataaataaatatttaaaaaaaaaaaaaaagctttttctccatcaattgatatgatcacatggtttttcttctttagtttgttgatatggtaaattacattgattaatttttgaatgttgaaccagccttgcatcccGCTTAGTCATGTGTATAACTTttcatacattgttggattcagtttgctaatattttgttaatgatttttgcatctaagttcatgagagatattgatctgtaattttcttttttcataatgtCTTTGTTTGGGTTTGTGTCAGGATAATATTAGCTTCACAAAAAGGATTTGGAgttgtttcctcctcttctattttctggaagagattgtggaaAGTTGGTATTgatttttctttacatatttggtagaattcttcaGGGAAACCTACtgggcctggagatttcttttccAGGAGCTTTTAAAGTATAAACTCAATTCTTAAATGACTATAGGGTAGTCAGACTGTCTATTTATAtcacttttcagattcttttcccttgttgcttattacaaaatattaagtatatttccctgtgctatacagtaggtccttgttagtttgTGGTTTTTGAGGAATGGGCTCATTTCTTTTAAGTTGCCAAATTTATGATAAAATTGAAGTTGCTCATGGTATTATCTAACTTTTTAATGGCTATAGGTTCTGTAGCGATAGctcctgtttcattcctgatattggtgatttgtgtcttctctctttttatttttgtcagtcttgctaaagttttatcagttttgttgtttttcccccaaagaatcagttttttgtttcattgatattctttattgttttccttttcaactttattgatttctgttttatctttatttttccttccttgtacttgctttgggtttattttgtgcttgtttttctaatttcttgaggtAGAAACTTGTGTTATTGACTTGAgactttttctcatttctaatataagcatttagctATAAATTTTCTTATCAGCACTTTTTTTTAGCTATGTCCCtcatattttgatatattgtgtTTTTGTTCCCATTCAGCTCTATGTGTTTTAAAGAATTTCCTTGAGACATtctctttgacccatggattatttagaagtttaGTTTCCATGGGTTTAGAGATTTTCCTGTTGTCTTttggttattgatttctagtttgattccattatggtcagaaaCACACTATGAttccaattcttttaaatttgttgaggtttgttttatggcctatGATAAGGATATGCTCTGTGTTGGTTAATATTATATGCATgcttgaaaaaatgtgtattctggtgtTTTTGAGTGGAGTatctatatatgtcaattaaatcctGTTGGTTGATTATGTTGTTCAGATTTTCCCTATTTTTGCTGATTTCTGTTGAGTTTACTGAGTTCTATTGGTTTCTGAGAGAGGGATATTGAAGTCTCTAACTGTAATTggggatttgtctgtttcttctttcagttctatcagtttttgttcCATATAATTTGAGACTCTGCTGTTTGGTGCATATATGGTCAGGATCATTGTGTCTTCCTGGTGGATTGATCCTTctttcattatgtaatgtccctctttgtctttagtaatttttttcctctgcaaCTACTTTGTCCAGTATTAATATAGCAATTCTTATTGGTGTATTAGAGTCTACTTGTCCTCATGTGGGGCACCAGAAGTCCCTGTGGGCCATATTCATTGTTGTCACTGAGCCATGGTGAGGCCTGGGAGTGACTGTGATGCAGTACAGCCCAGATGTACAATTACCAACGCCCTTCTAGAAGACTATAGGCCGTCTGCTGCTGTTTGAGCCTCAGGCTTGGCCTTAGAGCACCAGAGAGCTCTACATGGAAGGGCGTTTGCTGCTGCATAGAATGAACTTGGCCACAAAGTTTAATGAGTGGATGATCTTCAGAGTAAGTGTATCTCCACTGTCCCCCTCATGGGGCCAGGACAAAGCCCCCGCCCAGCGTTTTTGATGGCCTGGCATATCTGACATGACAAACCTGAAGGCTCTCAAAATGTAGCCCGCCTGGCCTTTCTGGTctcagtctctgagtctgttgCTGCTGCTCTAGTCCATTTGAAATTGTAACTCCAATCCTTTCATTGAACCACGTGTCAACTAATTTATTTTCCCAAGAGGGAGACGCAGGGTGATGGTCCCAGGAATGTGGGGTTGTACTGTGGGTCTCTGGCCTCCTTCAGCTGGGCTGTCTGATAGCAGTTCCCAAGGCCATAGGTGCGGTCTGGCATTGGATGGAGAATGGGACTTTCCAGACCCGGTCCTGACCCATAAACTTGGCTGACACCTCTGAGGGTGTCCATCCACCATGAAGCAGGTCCACACCACATGGAGCTTCACCAGCCTGCGGAAGTATAGACGGGGAGACAGGAATACTGTCGGGATGATATTGCCAACTGATTTTAATTCTCAGAATACAACGTTCTAGTTCACAGTGTGCACTAGTTCTCTAACCAGCGTATTAGTGGACAGAGAGGAAGCAGTCGCTGGAAGACGCTTATGACTGTTCCCTCCGAGACATTGCTGGACTGCTAGAGCTAGTCCATTCCTGACTGACAGCCAATGGATTTACTGACATGGCCCCTGCTTGAATCTGCTGGGCACAAGGTATGAGCAGAAGACACTGTCCTTAGACTTGGGTAATTGTAAAGTCATGAGTAAGTAATAGTCCATTTCTTTGCTGGCCCTGACCAACAGAAAACCATGAATGTAACTCCTTTTGTTGACCTTTTAAAACCCTGGGGCTTATCATGACTTGACACAAATCCCTTTGAAGGAGGAAGCTGGTGAGGTCTCCAGGTAGCGTTTTCTGGGGGGCATGGAGAACTGCAGAGCAGCAAACCAGAGTGGGCTGGTGTCCAGCCCTGGCCACCGCTTCCTCAGCCAGTGTGAGGTGTTTACTCTCGAAGGTGCTCATGTGTCTGGGGAAACAAGGTTGGTAAGTTCTGGGAACCCACTGCCGGCCACTGGGTGACCATCAATAGCCTCCAAGTGTTGTGCTGTGAGACTGCTGAAGGTTCTGGATGTGTCTTCAGTAGCTGCTCCACTGAGAGGTAGTAGCTGATTAGGAACACATTGTATTTGGGATGTCATCCTGGAACGCTTTTATTCAAGAGACCCATGACTCTTTGCAGGTCATTTAGGTACCTGCTTAAACCACCTCCTCAGACAAGCCTTCCTGGATCATCCTGTCTAAAAGagacgtgtgtgcgtgtgtgtgcagacacacacacacaccactcaatccctctttattttctttcataggACTTATCACTATCTTACATTATACCATGTATctattgttgattttctgtctcccCAGCTAATAGCTTAGGCACGTGTAGGTAGGGATATTTTCCATCCTGATTACTTCTGTAGCCCCAGCATTTATAGAGcgcacagtaggtactcaataaatacttgttaatgaATGACTGAAGCAATCGGCAGTGGTTTGGGTGGGAGCAGTGCTCTGGGGAGTGGCAGGTTCCAGCTGGCAAACTCCATGGTGAGCTGAGGCTGACACCTTGAGGGGCAGTGGAGCTCAGGACTCAGAACCTAGAGGGTGCTGGGGCACAGCTGAGGAAGAAGATGGCAAAAACAATGATATCCATCACCACCTGCAggacttcccctccctccctcccactctccttctctcccttctttccttttatggGATCAGAAATCTTTATAGGCTGCAGTGGTCAGAAAGGCTTCACAGAAGTGGGACCTCAATCAGATTTGAAAGACAGTCATAAAGCCACATTTCAAAGTCAACAGGGTTGGGACCAGTGTGGAAATATTGTATTTTTGGCTTTTTATAAGTTGccttttcagtcttctttttttccctccgttAGCATGAATAACTCAGATCGGCTATTTTTAGTTGTAATTTTTGCTCTAAGATTCACTTCTATTAGCAAGTACATTTGAGGctaaaaaatattgtttcttcTTCCCAGGATGAAGTAAACCAGATCATGGAAACCAATCTGTGGCTACATCACGTACGTGTCTACATCACACGTTCTTCTCTTGGAATTGTGTCACACTCGTGTGTCAGTTTAACAACGTCCAATGGATAAAATCCACTAGCATTCCCTCTTTGCATCTCCAGCTTATGATAGAGCATAAAATATTAACTAGCTCCAAAGCCCAAAGTTCAATCTGATAACGGCTGGCTGGGTGCAAGCTTCACGGTGCAGAACTGAGTGACAGAGTTCTCTCTGACTGTCCTTCGGTGGTTTCTGCTCTCAAGCCTCCTATTTTTGTCTGAGTCTCGAGCTCCAGAGCCAGATGCTTGCCCACTCTTTGATCCTGCTCTGGGTTAGATCCCACCGTCTGGTTTTATCAGTCAGACCATCTTgttcttccttcctgtctcaaTCTTCTATGCAGATTTTGTAACAAACCCATCATCATACActtgaattctctttttaatattagCAATGGGTTGCTACTCGAGATCGAGCACAGTCCACGGAATATGGAAGCTGAGCCTATAAACTTGGCTAGCTAATTAATAATCAACAGATACTTATCTAATATCTATATTTGCCCAAAATCAGCTCAGCTACCTTGTTCCCCATGGATTTAATCTTCCAACTTTTGGTAGGAAACCAACTCTTTAAataagaaatttttcaaaaagtggtTGAACCAACATAGAATTAACATTGGAAGAAagtcaagaattttttaaaactgacttCTATTCCCTTTAGATCTGGAATGATTATAAATTGCGCTGGGACCCAGTGGAATATGATGGCATTGAGACTCTTCGTGTTCCTGCGGAGAAGATCTGGAAGCCTGACATTGTTCTCTACAACAAGTATGGGCATCTACAGCCAGTCTCTTTCCGAAGTTGCCTTTGGTACAGGCTGACCCAAAGCACAGCGGGTGTCACTAATGGTGTCTGATTTACTTTGCAGTGCTGTTGGTGACTTCCAAGTCAAAGGCAAGACAAAAGCTCTTCTTAAATACGATGGCATGATAACCTGGACTCCACCAGCTATTTTTAAGAGTTCCTGTCCTATGGATATCACTTTTTTCCCTTTCGATCATCAAAATTGTTCCCTGAAATTTGGTTCCTGGACCTATGACAAAGCTGAAATTGATCTTCTAATCATTGGCTCTAAAGTGGACATGAATGATTTTTGGGAAAACAGTGAATGGGAAATTGTCGATGTTTCTGGCTACAAGCATGACATAAAATACAACTGTTGTGAAGAGATATACACAGACATAACCTATTCTTTTTACATTAGAAGATTGCCGATGTTTTACACCATTAATCTGATCATCCCCTGtctctttatttcatttctaaCTGTGTTGGTTTTCTACCTTCCTTCTGACTGTGGTGAAAAAGTGACACTCTGCATTTCAGTTCTGCTTTCCCTGACAGTGTTTTTGCTGGTTATCACAGAAACCATCCCATCCACGTCTCTCGTGATCCCCTTGGTGGGCAAGTACCTGCTGTTCACCATGATCTTCGTCACCTTGTCCATCGTGGTGACGGTGTTTGTGTTGAACACCCACTATCGCACCCCGACCACACACACCATGCCCACGTGGGTGAAGGCAGTCTTCCTCCGGCTGTTACCC
It includes:
- the LOC137755902 gene encoding LOW QUALITY PROTEIN: neuronal acetylcholine receptor subunit alpha-6-like (The sequence of the model RefSeq protein was modified relative to this genomic sequence to represent the inferred CDS: inserted 1 base in 1 codon); the protein is MLPREGQGFLRFGLCLWWYVFTLCFRGCAGCESEERLFHKLLXYNQFIRPVENVSDPVTVHFEVAITQLADVDEVNQIMETNLWLHHIWNDYKLRWDPVEYDGIETLRVPAEKIWKPDIVLYNNAVGDFQVKGKTKALLKYDGMITWTPPAIFKSSCPMDITFFPFDHQNCSLKFGSWTYDKAEIDLLIIGSKVDMNDFWENSEWEIVDVSGYKHDIKYNCCEEIYTDITYSFYIRRLPMFYTINLIIPCLFISFLTVLVFYLPSDCGEKVTLCISVLLSLTVFLLVITETIPSTSLVIPLVGKYLLFTMIFVTLSIVVTVFVLNTHYRTPTTHTMPTWVKAVFLRLLPQILMMRRPLDKRKGTRYDKNPKGFSGRPAKVKFDHRREPKLLKECCHCRKSGEIATSKRRLSHQPLQWMTENLEPSPEVEDVIDSVQFIAENMRNQNETKEVQDDWKYVAMVVDRLFLWVFMIVCVFGTAGLFLQPLLRNTGHS